Proteins encoded together in one uncultured Sphaerochaeta sp. window:
- a CDS encoding carbohydrate ABC transporter permease gives MKQKHADRYRLLLIAVVAILYIFPFLWMVSNSFMSEKNIFSVPPKFIPDLLFTDQVFDNYKEVFTQYDFGRYTINSLWVYALAAFGQILVCSLAGFALSTMQFKGKNLIFSLLIFTLMIPVQVTIIPEYYLFLKLNWMDTYLPLIVPSFLAGAFGTFMLKEFFAQVPRPLFDAGIIDGVNAYQMFARIYLPQASSPIATLFIIAFMNNWNDLLRPMLYISSRKLYTVTIALSQFQNQYGVKWNLLLAGSVLSVLPLLIIFAFSQRYIIESTMNTGIKG, from the coding sequence ATGAAACAGAAACACGCAGACCGATATCGTCTCCTCCTGATCGCCGTTGTTGCGATTCTCTATATCTTTCCCTTCCTCTGGATGGTCTCCAACTCATTCATGTCGGAGAAGAACATCTTCTCCGTACCCCCGAAGTTCATCCCCGACCTTCTCTTCACCGACCAGGTGTTCGATAATTACAAGGAAGTCTTCACCCAGTACGACTTCGGCAGATACACCATCAACAGTCTCTGGGTTTATGCATTGGCAGCATTTGGACAGATCCTGGTCTGTTCACTTGCTGGATTTGCGCTATCAACCATGCAATTCAAGGGAAAGAATCTCATTTTCTCCCTCTTGATCTTTACGCTCATGATCCCCGTTCAGGTGACCATTATCCCCGAGTATTATCTCTTTCTCAAACTCAACTGGATGGACACCTATCTCCCCTTGATCGTACCCTCTTTCCTTGCTGGAGCCTTTGGGACCTTTATGCTCAAGGAGTTCTTTGCCCAAGTTCCCCGCCCGCTCTTTGATGCAGGGATCATAGATGGGGTGAATGCCTACCAGATGTTTGCACGCATCTACCTACCTCAGGCATCCAGTCCTATCGCCACCCTCTTCATCATCGCATTCATGAACAACTGGAACGATCTGCTACGCCCCATGCTCTATATCTCGAGTAGGAAACTCTATACTGTGACCATTGCCCTCTCCCAGTTCCAGAACCAGTATGGAGTCAAATGGAATCTATTGCTGGCAGGAAGTGTACTCTCCGTACTTCCCCTGCTCATCATCTTCGCGTTCAGCCAACGGTATATCATCGAGAGCACCATGAACACAGGCATCAAGGGGTAG
- a CDS encoding phosphodiester glycosidase family protein, protein MRNTIITETHQNKEIQRFQVVEAFAWKNLQFASPGFDARVIREIARLYRLNIVEKDPSAYGRLVFFHVPEDIELPFFTHSESTRFFSRNITAKVQLQRLANEGSLYWEGIWISKDASARLFLNQLEAEHHLEVVSGEKDEITFIPIDGKVGFPSSLAFPLVVNSHFFLMDPTDLDSPFCELGTPHGLALKDGVVLNPPLNHRPCLLVDTQGTCHTTQVELTDLVIEIDSVQYQHERNAIFYFRPETCITPSSGGTDIVITGNTVVAVKQGGNTRVPMAGFVLSLREDIAVQDTTVRFHGLEAYQFGIQVGPPMMRELSMVDTLCCPFFNPLVAETSFPPTVYPLPFSSARAARIALGTNREGEPVLVWAEGASKRNYQRGKESTGASLLELAQFCDRQHYQEIINLDGGGSSQIIYEGKRYLKIADRYEDNSEAERPVPLALVFSASCSQ, encoded by the coding sequence ATGAGAAACACCATCATTACCGAGACCCATCAAAACAAGGAGATACAACGTTTCCAGGTAGTAGAAGCGTTTGCATGGAAAAACCTGCAGTTCGCCTCTCCTGGTTTCGATGCAAGAGTAATCAGGGAGATTGCCAGGCTCTACCGGCTCAATATCGTGGAGAAAGACCCCTCTGCCTATGGCAGACTGGTCTTCTTTCATGTACCTGAGGATATCGAGCTTCCTTTTTTCACTCATAGTGAAAGTACGAGGTTTTTCTCTCGAAACATTACCGCAAAAGTGCAGCTCCAGAGGCTCGCAAATGAGGGTAGTCTCTACTGGGAGGGAATATGGATAAGCAAGGATGCTTCTGCCAGGCTGTTCCTTAACCAGCTGGAGGCAGAGCATCACCTTGAGGTGGTTTCGGGCGAAAAGGATGAGATCACCTTCATTCCCATTGATGGGAAGGTAGGCTTCCCCTCTTCCCTTGCCTTTCCCCTTGTCGTAAACTCCCATTTTTTCCTGATGGACCCCACCGACCTCGATTCCCCGTTCTGTGAACTTGGGACCCCTCACGGTCTCGCGCTCAAGGATGGAGTGGTACTCAATCCACCACTGAACCATCGGCCTTGCCTCTTGGTGGATACACAAGGGACCTGCCACACTACACAGGTTGAACTGACTGATTTGGTGATAGAGATCGACTCTGTGCAGTACCAACATGAAAGAAATGCAATCTTTTACTTCCGCCCCGAAACCTGTATCACACCAAGTAGTGGTGGTACCGATATTGTCATAACCGGTAATACCGTTGTGGCAGTTAAGCAGGGAGGAAATACGAGAGTGCCAATGGCTGGTTTTGTCCTCAGCTTGCGTGAAGATATCGCAGTTCAGGATACCACTGTTCGCTTTCATGGGTTGGAGGCATACCAGTTTGGTATCCAGGTAGGACCACCTATGATGAGGGAATTAAGTATGGTCGACACGCTCTGCTGTCCATTTTTTAATCCACTCGTTGCTGAGACTTCCTTTCCTCCAACCGTCTATCCACTGCCGTTCTCATCAGCTCGGGCTGCTCGTATCGCACTGGGAACAAATAGAGAGGGAGAGCCTGTGCTGGTTTGGGCTGAAGGAGCAAGCAAGCGAAATTACCAGAGGGGAAAGGAGAGCACAGGGGCTTCCTTGCTCGAGTTGGCACAGTTTTGTGACCGACAACACTACCAGGAGATCATCAACCTTGATGGTGGAGGGTCGTCACAGATTATCTATGAAGGAAAAAGATACCTGAAGATTGCTGATCGGTATGAGGACAACAGTGAAGCTGAGCGTCCAGTACCCCTTGCACTGGTTTTTAGCGCTTCCTGTTCGCAGTAA